A window from Deltaproteobacteria bacterium encodes these proteins:
- a CDS encoding dihydropteroate synthase, protein MILIGESIHVIARDVNEAVKERNPKVIQDLAVAQAEAGADYIDLNVGPARKDPEEMMQWIVNAVQEAVDLPLSIDTMNPVAMEAGLKVCKKRPLLNSASNKTESKQQMLPLAKKYDCDVVISVIADYGMPPDVDERVSSILEVVEHANGLGIPNESIWVDPIILPISTAGEGQRHAAANLEFIKILPDLLPGVKSTVGLSNVSNGVPKELRPILNQTFAVMLQRNGLYSAIADVLEKAFVRLVRGEMPEISDLIHKVMDGEEVELSSLSKEEKDYVKTAEVMIGKTLYSDAWLES, encoded by the coding sequence ATGATTCTAATAGGGGAGAGCATTCATGTTATCGCAAGGGATGTAAATGAAGCAGTGAAAGAGAGGAATCCAAAGGTGATCCAAGACTTGGCTGTAGCTCAGGCCGAGGCTGGAGCCGACTACATAGATTTAAACGTCGGGCCAGCGAGGAAGGACCCTGAAGAGATGATGCAATGGATAGTGAATGCGGTTCAGGAGGCTGTGGATCTTCCCCTCTCTATAGATACTATGAACCCTGTGGCCATGGAGGCCGGTTTGAAGGTATGCAAGAAGAGGCCCCTTTTAAATTCAGCTTCGAACAAGACCGAGAGCAAACAGCAGATGCTTCCTCTTGCCAAGAAATACGATTGTGACGTCGTCATATCGGTTATAGCCGACTATGGAATGCCTCCTGATGTTGATGAGCGGGTCTCGAGCATCCTTGAGGTGGTGGAACATGCCAATGGTCTTGGTATACCCAATGAAAGCATATGGGTTGATCCCATTATTCTACCGATCAGCACGGCTGGCGAGGGACAGCGCCATGCAGCGGCAAATCTGGAGTTTATAAAAATACTTCCTGACCTCCTGCCCGGCGTGAAGTCAACAGTGGGGCTTTCAAATGTCTCCAATGGGGTCCCAAAGGAGCTTCGGCCTATACTCAACCAGACGTTTGCAGTCATGCTCCAGAGAAACGGACTCTACTCTGCCATTGCAGATGTCCTTGAAAAAGCATTTGTTCGCTTGGTAAGGGGTGAGATGCCCGAGATCAGCGATCTGATCCATAAGGTCATGGACGGCGAGGAGGTAGAGCTTTCCTCCCTTTCCAAGGAGGAGAAGGATTATGTGAAGACAGCAGAGGTTATGATCGGGAAGACCCTTTATTCTGACGCCTGGCTCGAGAGCTAA
- a CDS encoding acetyl-CoA decarbonylase/synthase complex subunit delta — MMEYRAPIDSYPGVAREVTIGKGEKALRLGGENILPLHSFDEGSYPNPPKFALELWDMEPEDWPEWGVEPFKDVVSDPIAWAKKCEAYGADAVCLRLVSTDPSVKDSPPEQAAEITKRVAEAINCPLVIYGSADADKDALVLPKVAEACSGINLLLGPVLKENYEVVAKVALDHGHTLIAQTPVDINLLKELNVRLSKFCPLDRIVIDPLSSALGYGFEYTFSLMERVKQAGVIFKDDMTQMPIIANLGTESWKTREAKETKEQALIWEGVTALSFLMAGANILVLRHPDTLNLIKEITGGNGK, encoded by the coding sequence ATGATGGAGTATAGAGCACCAATTGATTCTTACCCTGGTGTGGCAAGGGAGGTAACGATAGGCAAAGGGGAGAAGGCCCTAAGGCTCGGGGGGGAAAACATCCTACCGCTTCATTCTTTTGATGAAGGTTCTTATCCCAACCCCCCTAAATTTGCTCTAGAGCTATGGGATATGGAGCCGGAGGACTGGCCTGAGTGGGGAGTTGAGCCCTTCAAGGATGTTGTCTCAGATCCTATTGCTTGGGCGAAGAAATGTGAGGCCTATGGGGCAGATGCGGTCTGCCTCAGGCTTGTGAGCACCGACCCGTCGGTGAAGGATAGCCCCCCAGAGCAGGCAGCCGAGATAACAAAAAGGGTGGCGGAGGCGATAAATTGCCCACTTGTCATCTACGGCTCAGCAGATGCCGACAAAGATGCCTTGGTCCTTCCCAAGGTGGCCGAGGCCTGTAGCGGGATAAACCTCCTTTTGGGTCCAGTTTTAAAGGAGAACTATGAAGTAGTCGCCAAGGTGGCCCTGGATCATGGCCACACATTGATCGCCCAGACCCCAGTTGATATCAACCTCCTAAAGGAACTCAACGTAAGGCTCAGTAAATTCTGCCCCTTGGATAGGATCGTGATAGATCCCTTATCTTCGGCCCTTGGATATGGGTTTGAGTACACCTTCAGCTTGATGGAGCGGGTGAAGCAGGCCGGGGTGATCTTTAAGGATGATATGACCCAGATGCCGATAATAGCCAACCTGGGGACAGAATCCTGGAAGACAAGAGAGGCAAAGGAGACCAAGGAGCAGGCCCTGATTTGGGAAGGGGTAACGGCCCTTTCCTTTCTTATGGCTGGGGCGAATATCCTAGTTCTGAGGCATCCCGATACCTTGAACTTAATAAAAGAAATCACTGGAGGTAATGGAAAATGA